One part of the Tolypothrix sp. NIES-4075 genome encodes these proteins:
- a CDS encoding response regulator transcription factor encodes MIRILLVDDQHIIRQGLKSMLESNSDMLAIGEAENGQRALELIPTLQPDIVLMDIRMPVMDGVAATGAIAQQYPDTKVLVLTTFDDDEYVSQAMRVGAKGYLLKDTEPDELALAIRSVYKGHTQLGPGLFEKALMPVAAPAPSLEPPPELAQLTPRELDVLHLIASGANNREIAQSLFLSENTVKNYVTNILSRLNLRDRTQAALLAHSLFGGVNKSISS; translated from the coding sequence ATGATTAGGATTTTGTTAGTTGACGATCAGCATATTATTCGTCAGGGACTTAAGAGTATGCTTGAGTCTAATTCAGATATGCTAGCGATCGGTGAGGCGGAGAATGGGCAACGAGCGCTCGAACTTATACCCACGCTGCAACCTGATATTGTGCTAATGGATATCCGGATGCCGGTGATGGATGGAGTTGCCGCTACTGGTGCGATCGCTCAACAATATCCGGACACTAAGGTTCTTGTTCTCACCACCTTCGATGATGATGAGTACGTTTCCCAAGCGATGCGGGTAGGCGCTAAGGGCTATTTGCTTAAGGACACCGAGCCAGATGAACTGGCGCTGGCAATTCGCTCCGTCTACAAAGGACATACCCAACTGGGACCGGGATTGTTTGAAAAAGCACTCATGCCTGTTGCCGCTCCTGCTCCCTCCCTTGAACCACCCCCAGAATTGGCGCAACTTACACCCAGAGAGTTGGATGTATTGCATTTAATTGCCTCTGGAGCCAATAACCGTGAAATTGCTCAATCGCTTTTTCTCTCAGAAAATACCGTTAAGAACTATGTAACTAATATTCTCAGTCGCTTAAACTTGCGCGATCGCACTCAGGCAGCCCTGCTTGCTCATTCTCTGTTCGGTGGTGTTAACAAATCTATATCCAGTTAA